A region of the Gimesia sp. genome:
GTTACAGACCAGATGTGCAACCGGGAGTTGAACTTCCCCGTTGACCAGTTTGCGACCCAGGCAGTCGTCCATCCAGGCGCCGCCCCGCTTGTCTGCCGGACGGGCATAGGGGTCAAGGTAGAAACCGGCGATTGTTTTGCCGGCTTCATCCGCGATGTGGAAGAAACGCACATCTTTATTCCAGAGTGGAACGGTCTCTGACGCGGGAGTCACCGTAATGCCGAAGATCCGGTTTACCAGGCTGAACAGGCCGTCCAGAACTTTCTCCAGTGAGAAATAAGGCCGCAGCTGTTCGTCGGTGTAACTGAAGCGTTTTTCACGGAGCCGCTCGGACCAGAATGCGAAATCCCATTGAATGATGGGTTCCGTTTCTCCCTGCTCTTTCGCGTATTCCTGCAAATCAGCCAGGTCCTGCTGTCCGTTATCCCAGGAAGAACTTCGCAGCTGTTCTTCCATTTCCAGGACAGCATCGATACCGGGCGCCATTTTTTCTGCCAGGCTGACTTCCGCAAAATTCGCGTAGCCCAGAAGCTTTGCTTTTTCCTGGCGTAACTGCAGGATCTGGGGAATCAGCGATGTATTATCGTATTCCCCTTCCGATGCACGGGTAATGAATGCGCGGTAAACCTGCTCTCTCAAAATGCGGTTGCGACAATGTTGCATGAAAGGACCGAAGCAGGGGAAGTCGAGGGTGATTCGCCAGGGGCCCGCATCAGCGGTGGCTTCGGTATCTGCGTCTTTATCGTCCCAGGTATTATACGATTGAGCCGCGAGCTGTTTCAGACTGTCGGGGAATCCCGCTACATCTTTGCTCTCTGTAATCAGCAGTGTATAGGCCTTGGTTGCATCCAGCACGTTGTTGGCGAAACGGGTGGAGAGTTGGGACAGCTCTGTGGCGATTTCATTAAATCGCTTTAATTCATCTCCCGAGAGACCGATACCAGCCAGCTCTGCAGAGAGGATTCGTTTTTCGATAATGCGTTTCTGGGCATTATTCAACTGATCCCAGGAGCCGTTATCCCGGATGGACTTCATGGCTTCATAGATCGGCTTGCTTTGTCTGACACTCAGCGAAAAAGCGACGATTTCGGGGAGCACACTTTCATAGGCTTCCCGTAATTCAGGTGTGTTTCTCACTCCCAGCAGATGTCCCACGGAACCCCAGGAGCGTTCCCAGGGATAATCGAGCTCTTCGAGCGGTTGCATCAAGCCTTCCCAGCTCGGCTGTGCTTGGCTTTCGATTTTACGCAGGCTTGCTTCCGACTGTTCCAGCAGGGATTTCACTGCGGGTTTAATATGCTCAGGCTCAATTTCATCGAAGCGGGGAAGGCCCTCCAGTTCCAGAAGCGGGTTGTCTGACAGAGGCTGTTGCTGATCCATAACGTTTTAATGTCCTTCCTTAAGTTTGCTTCAGTAAATCTGGTTCGAGGCAGACTGTGTGCTTCGTCGGAAATCAATTCCGTGCGTTCATCATAAAATATCTCAGGTTCGATTGAAAAGGCATTCTATCTATTCGTCAAATCGATACAATGCTATGTGTACAGTTTGTCGCAGTGGAAAACCCGCTGCAGGGACTCTCGGATCTGTGGAAA
Encoded here:
- a CDS encoding M3 family metallopeptidase, which codes for MDQQQPLSDNPLLELEGLPRFDEIEPEHIKPAVKSLLEQSEASLRKIESQAQPSWEGLMQPLEELDYPWERSWGSVGHLLGVRNTPELREAYESVLPEIVAFSLSVRQSKPIYEAMKSIRDNGSWDQLNNAQKRIIEKRILSAELAGIGLSGDELKRFNEIATELSQLSTRFANNVLDATKAYTLLITESKDVAGFPDSLKQLAAQSYNTWDDKDADTEATADAGPWRITLDFPCFGPFMQHCRNRILREQVYRAFITRASEGEYDNTSLIPQILQLRQEKAKLLGYANFAEVSLAEKMAPGIDAVLEMEEQLRSSSWDNGQQDLADLQEYAKEQGETEPIIQWDFAFWSERLREKRFSYTDEQLRPYFSLEKVLDGLFSLVNRIFGITVTPASETVPLWNKDVRFFHIADEAGKTIAGFYLDPYARPADKRGGAWMDDCLGRKLVNGEVQLPVAHLVCNSTPPVGDKPSLMTFREVETLFHEFGHGLQHMLTTIDEADAAGINGVEWDAVELASQFMENWCYHKPTLLGMAKHYETGETLPDELFEKIKAARNFQAGTQMLRQIQFGVVDLKLHSEFDPAGEKSVFDVQREISQTTSVLPMLPEDRFLCSFQHIFAGGYAAGYFSYKWAEVLSADAFSAFEEAGLDNEQAVAETGRRFRDTILAMGGSRHPMDLFKEFRGREPSPEPLLRHSGLL